TATGATTTATTTAAGATTGCTATATGTATCATACAAACGTCTTTTCTTAAAATCTATTCTTTAGTTTTGAAATCCATTTTACTAATTGATACATACAATATATAAGTATTGTAATTGGAATTAAATAAGCTACAATCACAATAATAGTTATGCAAAAATATCCCCAAGAATCGCTTTGTTTTATATAAGAATTTAGCTCTTGTTCCAATTGAGTATTTCCATCACATTTGTATTCTTCAAATGAAAACCCGATACCAATATTAGGATAATCGACCTCAAGTATGTATTGATTTTGTTCTGCTATGTATTGGCTTTGTCGTATATTCTTGTAGACATAATATATGGGAATATTACAGTAATTGCCATAACAATGGCGATACTAACTAAAATTGCAATTATTTTTTCTCTTTGGTTCATATAAACTCAGTTTTTATAGATATTATATTCTCGATACTTAAATAGTTATAATTGCCTAAACTACTAATAGTTATTAATACTATTTTGATTAGTTTTTACCTCATAAATTTTAATAAATAAACATAAAAAAAGACGCTGTGTTAAACATCAACGCCTCTAAAACAAATTGATAACAAAATGATTAAATCCGATCTTCCATCATTTTTTGCACCGCTTCGGCAATTTGCGCGGGTTGCACTATAGTTAAACTTTCCAATTTGCCATTATAAGGAGTAGGAATGTCCTGAGAAGATAAACGCAATATGGGTGCATCTAATTCATCAAATAGCTGCTCGCTGATTAGTGCTACTAACTCAGCACCAATACCACCAGTTTTCATACATTCTTCGACAATGATTACTTTATGAGTTTTACGTACAGACTTGCTGATAGTTTCCATGTCAAAAGGCTTGAGAGAAATTAGATCGATAATTTCGGGGTCATAACCCTGTTTTTCAATCTCTTTGAGTGCTTGAGTACAGTGGTGACGCATTCTCGAATAGGTAAGAATAGTTACATCCTTTCCTTTACGTACCATTTCTGCTTTATCTAACGGTAAAATATACTCATCATCAGGCAGATCGTCTTTCAAGTTGTAGAGTAAGACGTGTTCAAAAAATAGTACAGGGTTGTCGTCTCGGATAGCTGCTTTTAGCAAACCTTTAGCATTATATGCTGTAGAGCAAGCAACAATTTTCAAGCCAGGGACAGCATGGAAATAAGCTTCTAGTCTTTGGGAGTGTTCTGCACCTAACTGTCTGCCTACACCACCAGGCCCCCGAATTACCATCGGAATTTTGAAGTTACCGCCAGAAGTGTATCTGAGCATTCCTGCATTATTGGCAATCTGGTTAAATGCCAAAAGCAAAAAGCCCATGTTCATCCCTTCAATTATGGGGCGTAAGCCAGTCATGGCAGCACCGATAGCCATTCCACAAAAGCTATTTTCAGCAATAGGAGTATCTAGTAAACGAAGATCGCCGTACTTTTTGTATAGATCTTTGGTGACTTTATATGAACCACCGTAATGTCCAACATCTTCACCTAAGACGAAGACAGTCTTATCTCTCGCCATTTCTTCGTCTGTCGCCTCTTTCAAAGCGTTAAACATTAAAGTTTCAGCCATAACAATATTTATCCTAAATAACCAAAAATTAATACTATCATTCCCAGATTGCTACTATGTAACTTTACATAGTTTAGGCTTTTACGGCAAAAGCTTCTAGCCTTTTACCTACTAATTGTTAGTTAAATATGACTTTAACCACTATTAATACATTTGTTACACAAAAAGAAGCTCTAGCTTTGATTGACTTTGCGATCGCCCAATCTCAAGCCGACGGTATTTTTGTTAGTCTTAGTGCAAGTGAAACCGCCCTAAGTCGCTTCTCCGAAAATCAAATTAGTCAAAACGTCCGCAAGAATACCTTTAGCCTCACCGTAACCAGCTATTTTGGTAAACGTAGTGCTTCGGCTTCGACTACAGAATTAGACCAAGATGCGATCGCCCTAACGGTAAAACGATCAGAAGACTTAGCTAGTATTGCTCCTGAAGATCCTGAATGGGTTGAATTATTACCAAAGCAAACTTATAGCGATCGCACTCCCGCATTCGATCGGGCTACAGCCACTTTATCGCCTTTGAGAAAAGGCGAAATTATTCAGCAGGTATGTTCTCTGAGTAAAGATGCAGGGGTTAACGGATCGGGAACGCTTAGTTTCCAAGTATCTTTAAATGCCATTGGTAATTCTGCTGGTTTGCGGGGTTGCGATCGCACTACCGAAGCCGACTTTAGCTTTACCGCCCGTATTGATAATGGTTCTAGCTGGAATCGCTGTACCGCGTGGAGTATTGAACAGTTACCAATTGTTGAATTGACCGAAAAAGTTATCGAAAGAGCGATCGCCTCGCGTAATTCTCAAGCTGTTGAACCAGGAGACTACACAGTTATTTTTGAGCCTTCCGCATTTGCGAGTCTTCTTCCTTGGGTAATTTGGAACTTGGATGCTCGTGCAGCAGATGAAGGGCGATCTTTTATGTCTCTCAGTGACGATTCGGGTAAGCCTATCGGTAATAAAGTTGGCGAACAGCTATTTAATCCTATTATCCAAGTTCAGCGCAATGCAGCCCATCCTCTCTTGCAGGGAGGCAGGTTTTTTGGCGGCGGTTTAAGTAACGAAAATTTGGATATTGTTAAAGATGGTATCCCCCAAACTCTAGCCTATAGTCGCTACTGGGCAAGAGAACAAGGTAAAGAACCAACTGGCT
This DNA window, taken from Pleurocapsa sp. FMAR1, encodes the following:
- a CDS encoding alpha-ketoacid dehydrogenase subunit beta; translated protein: MAETLMFNALKEATDEEMARDKTVFVLGEDVGHYGGSYKVTKDLYKKYGDLRLLDTPIAENSFCGMAIGAAMTGLRPIIEGMNMGFLLLAFNQIANNAGMLRYTSGGNFKIPMVIRGPGGVGRQLGAEHSQRLEAYFHAVPGLKIVACSTAYNAKGLLKAAIRDDNPVLFFEHVLLYNLKDDLPDDEYILPLDKAEMVRKGKDVTILTYSRMRHHCTQALKEIEKQGYDPEIIDLISLKPFDMETISKSVRKTHKVIIVEECMKTGGIGAELVALISEQLFDELDAPILRLSSQDIPTPYNGKLESLTIVQPAQIAEAVQKMMEDRI
- a CDS encoding TldD/PmbA family protein, whose protein sequence is MTLTTINTFVTQKEALALIDFAIAQSQADGIFVSLSASETALSRFSENQISQNVRKNTFSLTVTSYFGKRSASASTTELDQDAIALTVKRSEDLASIAPEDPEWVELLPKQTYSDRTPAFDRATATLSPLRKGEIIQQVCSLSKDAGVNGSGTLSFQVSLNAIGNSAGLRGCDRTTEADFSFTARIDNGSSWNRCTAWSIEQLPIVELTEKVIERAIASRNSQAVEPGDYTVIFEPSAFASLLPWVIWNLDARAADEGRSFMSLSDDSGKPIGNKVGEQLFNPIIQVQRNAAHPLLQGGRFFGGGLSNENLDIVKDGIPQTLAYSRYWAREQGKEPTGSMYPLVMTGSDKTVADLIASTERGIFVSRAWYVRYVNPRTLEVTGMTRDGTFLIENGKISHPIKNLRFNQCLPEMLKNVVALSQAKRCGGSVIPGCKVENFHFSSITDSI